In Monodelphis domestica isolate mMonDom1 chromosome 4, mMonDom1.pri, whole genome shotgun sequence, one DNA window encodes the following:
- the LOC107652257 gene encoding endogenous retrovirus group K member 6 Env polyprotein-like, protein MTFTILTLLNICHAEVYWSIVPKPPILRMLTWMDKPPLVYVNNTDWLPHPILAKRVPLESEGALYNYSGSTVYPPFCMSFRNSFIGNSFCVPRRHQAWIVKNATDNSYVGVGMGVIGMGDELARKTFQPKHPANKYLCPNQIGTVQKELPWTDCSVRVPRKVKMPATTDFNIYNWAPRLRCGRSEQLTRLGKYTDYEKWHMPCQNFQKIEDLLEVDMAGSRLAIEAGPIQNTQWKIVAATQPIYKFKVKVKNSGLDLEYDSHVNVTACVFAPYVMLVGNSLRIFKNDQGLYEINCTKCRLHQCLSPKHQDSYVAIMYHPPLMWVPVNLTETWASAPTVHIVQKAFNMVIHRSKRMVLEIIGAVVSVIAMITSLTTATLALTSSIQNHEFIQEVVSNSSKLWHTQQSIDLAYRDELDSLKDAVFWLGKEVEALHTRITYPCHYNQTGYRITPLPYDNVSYEWQLVVQHIKGAWGSHNSTLDIIKLQQQINKIDQIVYENEAANIAANWEATLSSLDPQNWFGRANLTSIGTIILFILLAMGLIILCSRSCKNRAYIQGILPELARSYHTRQLVPENVELNTTVP, encoded by the coding sequence ATGACATtcactattttgactttgctgAACATCTGTCATGCTGAAGTCTACTGGTCCATCGTGCCCAAACCTCCTATTTTGAGAATGTTAACTTGGATGGACAAGCCCCCTCTGGTGTATGTTAACAACACGGACTGGCTACCACACCCTATTCTAGCCAAACGTGTTCCTCTAGAGTCTGAAGGAGCTCTGTACAATTATTCAGGATCTACTGTGTATCCtccattttgtatgtcttttagAAATTCGTTTATTGGTAATTCTTTCTGTGTACCACGCAGACATCAAGCGTGGATTGTCAAAAATGCCACTGACAACAGTTATGTAGGGGTTGGCATGGGTGTGATAGGAATGGGAGATGAGTTAGCACGTAAGACGTTCCAACCTAAACACCCGGCTAACAAGTACCTATGTCCAAATCAGATAGGTACGGTACAAAAGGAGTTGCCATGGACAGATTGCTCTGTCCGAGttcccagaaaggttaagatgcCGGCAACCACAGACTTTAACATCTACAATTGGGCACCCAGGTTACGTTGTGGTCGCTCTGAACAACTGACGCGATTAGGCAAATACACTGACTATGAGAAATGGCACATGCCATGtcagaattttcagaaaattgaGGACTTACTAGAAGTAGACATGGCTGGTTCTAGACTTGCTATTGAAGCAGGTCCTATACAGAACACGCAGTGGAAGATAGTGGCTGCCACGCAGCCGATATACAAGTTTAAGGTCAAGGTGAAGAACTCAGGACTTGATCTTGAGTATGACAGTCACGTTAATGTCACTGCATGTGTTTTTGCTCCTTATGTAATGCTAGTAGGTAATAGCCttcgaatttttaaaaatgaccaagGTCTATATGAGATCAACTGCACAAAATGCCGCCTACATCAATGCCTTAGTCCTAAACACCAAGATTCATATGTTGCTATCATGTATCATCCACCTTTAATGTGGGTACCTGTCAACTTGACAGAGACGTGGGCATCTGCGCCTACTGTGCACATCGTTCAAAAGGCATTTAACATGGTTATACATAGGTCCAAGAGAATGGTCTTGGAGATTATAGGAGCCGTAGTCTCAGTAATTGCCATGATCACATCACTAACCACGGCAACATTGGCATTAACTTCCTCTATCCAGAACCATGAGTTCATACAGGAAGTGGTGTCTAACTCTTCCAAATTATGGCACACTCAGCAGAGTATTGACTTAGCTTATAGAGATGAGCTGGACAGTCTAAAAGATGCTGTGTTTTGGttaggtaaagaggttgaagctttACACACAAGGATTACTTATCCCTGTCATTACAATCAAACGGGTTATCGTATTACTCCGTTGCCATATGATAATGTGTCATATGAATGGCAACTGGTCGTTCAGCACATCAAGGGTGCTTGGGGAAGCCATAACAGCACCTTGGACATTATTAAATTGCAACAGCAGATCAACAAAATAGACCAAATTGTATATGAGAATGAAGCTGCAAACATAGCTGCAAATTGGgaagcaactttatcttccctagatCCCCAAAATTGGTTTGGTAGAGCTAACTTAACCAGCATTGGTactatcattttattcatattattggcTATGGGTTTGATTATACTTTGCAGCAGAAGCTGTAAAAACAGAGCCTACATTCAAGGCATACTGCCAGAATTGGCACGGTCTTATCACACTAGGCAATTGGTGCctgaaaatgttgaattgaacaCGACCGTTCCATGA